Proteins from one Apis cerana isolate GH-2021 linkage group LG11, AcerK_1.0, whole genome shotgun sequence genomic window:
- the LOC107995997 gene encoding replication factor C subunit 4, whose product MQAFLKTGKLGPGESKKVSNSRSKEERNGPAPPWVEKYRPKNVEDVVEQTEVVEVLRQCLKGGDFPNLLFYGPPGTGKTSTILAAARQLFGSLYKERVLELNASDERGIQVVREKIKSFAQLTAGGMRDDGKSCPPFKIIVLDEADSMTGAAQAALRRTMEKESHSTRFCLICNYVSRIIEPLTSRCTKFRFKPLGENKIIERLEYICKEEDLKVEKPVLLKIVEVSGGDLRRAITCLQSITKLKGKDIEITVDDVLEIIGIVPDKWLDELIDVCKTKDYSKAEEFVDQFMLEAYATSQVIEQLSERIIYSNELTDKQKALIADTLGECNYRLLDGGNEYIQLINICCGIIKAYELV is encoded by the exons ATGCaagcttttttaaaaactgGTAAATTAGGTCCCGGCGAGTCcaaaaaagtttcgaattcACGTTCAAAAGAAGAACGTAATGGTCCCGCACCGCCATGGGTCGAGAAATA TCGTCCAAAAAACGTAGAAGATGTTGTTGAACAAACAGAAGTAGTAGAGGTATTACGACAATGTTTAAAAGGAGGtgattttccaaatttattattttatggtcCACCTGGAACTGGTAAAACAAGTACTATATTAGCTGCAGCTAGACAATTATTTGGTAGTCTTTATAAAGAAAGagtattagaattaaatgctTCTGATGAACGGGGAATTCAAGTTGTAAGAGAAAAAATCAAGTCTTTTGCACAACTTACAGCAGGTGGTATGAGAGATga tgGAAAAAGTTGTCCtcctttcaaaattattgtctTAGATGAAGCAGATAGTATGACTGGTGCAGCACAAGCTGCACTTCGTCGTACTATGGAGAAAGAATCTCATAGTACTAGATTTTGTTTGATTTGTAATTATGTATCAAGAATCATAGAACCTTTGACTTCTCGTTGTACAAAATTCAGATTTAAACCATtgggagaaaataaaattattgagagattagaatatatatgtaaagagGAAGATTTAAAGGTAGAAAAacctgttttattaaaaattgttgaagtTTCGGGTGGAGATTTAAGACGTGCCATAACATGTTTACaatcaattacaaaattaaaaggcAAGGACATTGAAATTACTGTTGATGATGTACTTGAAATCATTGgg attgtACCTGACAAATGGTTGGATGAATTAATAGATGTATGTAAAACGAAGGATTATAGCAAAGCAGAAGAATTTGTCGATCAATTTATGTTAGAAGCATATGCTACATCCCAg GTTATTGAACAACTTagtgaaagaattatatattccaaTGAATTAACAGATAAACAGAAAGCTTTAATTGCAGATACACTTGGG GAATGTAATTATAGACTGTTAGATGGtggaaatgaatatatacaacTTATCAATATTTGTTGCGGTATTATAAAAGCTTATGAATTagtataa
- the LOC107995996 gene encoding tyrosine-protein kinase transmembrane receptor Ror2 isoform X2, producing MMFWIVSLVAIILHFSSAQTKPESQGYCAPYNGKICKKYLTGIGKVWFNDSNDNPGGWLNERITTNLWEELIQRLVEPCRSAAEKMLCMYAFPQCHNSIGLPLCYEDCMAVRHQFCFNDWAMIEDNKQRDIYIRSRGHFTLPDCESLPKIIKGKVTCSHIHLTDMNEDLVTYDCIKGNGRFYMGKVNKTKLGLDCQSWNAQIPHNHDRPPDVFPQIRYGENYCRNAGGDEPMPWCFTMDPHIRWQYCDIPICDNITNKIPEIDPKDLVMDTLFTPMFILILSSLGFVIITGTLLSIILSHRLHKRHQGYNPTDNQYVSIDLDKLPSNDAYHKTSAQLNPKLEKLEFPRNNIIYVRDLGQGAFGRVFQAKAPGLVPGEEFTNVAVKMLKEEASDDLLKDFEREACLLAEFDHPNIVKLLGVCALGRPMCLLFEYMGRGDLNEFLRSCSPGNYIIRSLEKDEHFTDSRLSHMDLINIALQVASGMVYLSDRKFVHRDLATRNCLINDQMIVKIADFGLSQKIYLQDYYKGDEQDAIPVRWMPLESILYNKYTVESDVWAFAVCLWEIFSFALQPYYGMTHEEVVKYIKEGNVLQCPENTPPAIYDLMKLCWNRRPSDRPTFRTIYNTLDTIKYNLEAENKSDSVPLRIHV from the exons atgatgttCTGGATTGTTTCTCTGGTAGCAATCATTTTGCATTTCAGTTCTGCACAGACta aaccTGAATCACAAGGTTATTGTGCACCATATAATGGGAAGAtttgtaagaaatatttaactgGAATTGGAAAAGTATGGTTTAATGATTCCAATGATAATCCTGGAGGATGGTTAAATGAACGTATTACAACTAATTTATGGGAAGAATTGATACAACGATTAGTTGAACCATGCCGTTCAGCTGCAGAA AAAATGTTATGTATGTATGCTTTTCCACAATGTCACAACTCAATTGGTCTACCTTTATGTTATGAAGATTGTATGGCAGTACGTcatcaattttgttttaatgatTGGGCAATGATAGAAGATAACAAACAGAGGGATATTTATATCAGATCAAGAGGTCATTTTACATTACCAGATTGTGAATCACTGccaaaaataatcaaaggaAAAGTGACTTGTTCTCATATTCATTTAACTGATATGAATGAAGATCTTGTTAcat atgatTGTATCAAGGGCAATGGTAGATTTTATATGGGCaaagtaaataaaacaaaattaggCTTGGATTGTCAGTCATGGAATGCACAAATACCACATAATCATGATAGACCACCAGATGTCTTCCCTCAAATTCGTTATGGAGAAAATTATTGTAGAAATGCAGGTGGAGATGAACCAATGCCATGGTGTTTTACTATGGATCCTCATATACGATGGCAATATTGTGATATTCCTATATGCG ataatataacaaataaaattccagaAATAGATCCTAAAGATTTAGTAATGGATACATTATTTACTCCAatgtttatattgatattgtcTTCATTAggatttgtaattataactggaactttattatctattattttaagtcATAGACTTCACAAAAGACATCAAGGATATAATCCTACAGATAATCAG taTGTCAGTATTGATTTGGACAAACTACCAAGTAATGATGCATACCATAAAACAAGTGCACAACTTAATCCAAAATTGGAAAAACTTgaatttccaagaaataatattatttatgttcgAGATTTGGGACAGGGCGCTTTTGGTAGAGTATTTCAAGCAAAAGCACCTGGTCTTGTTCCAGGTGAAGAATTTACCAATGTTGctgtaaaaatgttaaaagaagAAGCATCAGATGATCTGCTCAAGGATTTTGAACGAGAAGCATGTCTTCTTGCCGAATTCGATCATCCAAATATCGTCAAATTATTAGGTGTATGCGCTTTAGGTCGACCGATGTGTCTTCTTTTTGAATACATGGGTCGTGGTGATTTGAATGAATTTCTCCGATCTTGTTCACcgggaaattatattattcgaagtCTAGAAAAAGATGAACATTTCACAGATTCTCGTTTATCGCATAtggatttgattaatattgcaCTTCAAGTAGCATCAGGAATGGTATATTTGTCAGATCGAAAATTCGTTCATCGAGATCTCGCAACGAGAAATTGTTTGATCAATGATCAAATGATTGTAAAAATAGCAGATTTCGGTTTGTCgcaaaaaatctatttacaaGATTACTATAAAGGCGATGAACAAGATGCTATTCCAGTTAGATGGATGCCTTTAGAaagtatattgtataataagtaTACCGTTGAATCTGATGTATGGGCGTTCGCGGTGTGCTTGTGGGAAATATTTAGTTTTGCGCTCCAGCCTTATTATGGAATGACGCACGAAGaagttgtaaaatatataaaagaaggcAATGTACTCCAATGTCCCGAAAATACTCCGCCGGCGATATATGATCTGATGAAACTTTGTTGGAACAGGAGACCATCAGATAGACCTACTTTcagaacaatttataatactcttgatactataaaatacaatCTGGAAGCAGAAAATAAGTCGGATAGTGTACCATTGCGTATTCACGTTTAA
- the LOC107995996 gene encoding tyrosine-protein kinase transmembrane receptor Ror2 isoform X1 yields the protein MMFWIVSLVAIILHFSSAQTKPESQGYCAPYNGKICKKYLTGIGKVWFNDSNDNPGGWLNERITTNLWEELIQRLVEPCRSAAEKMLCMYAFPQCHNSIGLPLCYEDCMAVRHQFCFNDWAMIEDNKQRDIYIRSRGHFTLPDCESLPKIIKGKVTCSHIHLTDMNEDLVTYDCIKGNGRFYMGKVNKTKLGLDCQSWNAQIPHNHDRPPDVFPQIRYGENYCRNAGGDEPMPWCFTMDPHIRWQYCDIPICGRHLIPDNITNKIPEIDPKDLVMDTLFTPMFILILSSLGFVIITGTLLSIILSHRLHKRHQGYNPTDNQYVSIDLDKLPSNDAYHKTSAQLNPKLEKLEFPRNNIIYVRDLGQGAFGRVFQAKAPGLVPGEEFTNVAVKMLKEEASDDLLKDFEREACLLAEFDHPNIVKLLGVCALGRPMCLLFEYMGRGDLNEFLRSCSPGNYIIRSLEKDEHFTDSRLSHMDLINIALQVASGMVYLSDRKFVHRDLATRNCLINDQMIVKIADFGLSQKIYLQDYYKGDEQDAIPVRWMPLESILYNKYTVESDVWAFAVCLWEIFSFALQPYYGMTHEEVVKYIKEGNVLQCPENTPPAIYDLMKLCWNRRPSDRPTFRTIYNTLDTIKYNLEAENKSDSVPLRIHV from the exons atgatgttCTGGATTGTTTCTCTGGTAGCAATCATTTTGCATTTCAGTTCTGCACAGACta aaccTGAATCACAAGGTTATTGTGCACCATATAATGGGAAGAtttgtaagaaatatttaactgGAATTGGAAAAGTATGGTTTAATGATTCCAATGATAATCCTGGAGGATGGTTAAATGAACGTATTACAACTAATTTATGGGAAGAATTGATACAACGATTAGTTGAACCATGCCGTTCAGCTGCAGAA AAAATGTTATGTATGTATGCTTTTCCACAATGTCACAACTCAATTGGTCTACCTTTATGTTATGAAGATTGTATGGCAGTACGTcatcaattttgttttaatgatTGGGCAATGATAGAAGATAACAAACAGAGGGATATTTATATCAGATCAAGAGGTCATTTTACATTACCAGATTGTGAATCACTGccaaaaataatcaaaggaAAAGTGACTTGTTCTCATATTCATTTAACTGATATGAATGAAGATCTTGTTAcat atgatTGTATCAAGGGCAATGGTAGATTTTATATGGGCaaagtaaataaaacaaaattaggCTTGGATTGTCAGTCATGGAATGCACAAATACCACATAATCATGATAGACCACCAGATGTCTTCCCTCAAATTCGTTATGGAGAAAATTATTGTAGAAATGCAGGTGGAGATGAACCAATGCCATGGTGTTTTACTATGGATCCTCATATACGATGGCAATATTGTGATATTCCTATATGCGGTAGGCATTTAATACCTG ataatataacaaataaaattccagaAATAGATCCTAAAGATTTAGTAATGGATACATTATTTACTCCAatgtttatattgatattgtcTTCATTAggatttgtaattataactggaactttattatctattattttaagtcATAGACTTCACAAAAGACATCAAGGATATAATCCTACAGATAATCAG taTGTCAGTATTGATTTGGACAAACTACCAAGTAATGATGCATACCATAAAACAAGTGCACAACTTAATCCAAAATTGGAAAAACTTgaatttccaagaaataatattatttatgttcgAGATTTGGGACAGGGCGCTTTTGGTAGAGTATTTCAAGCAAAAGCACCTGGTCTTGTTCCAGGTGAAGAATTTACCAATGTTGctgtaaaaatgttaaaagaagAAGCATCAGATGATCTGCTCAAGGATTTTGAACGAGAAGCATGTCTTCTTGCCGAATTCGATCATCCAAATATCGTCAAATTATTAGGTGTATGCGCTTTAGGTCGACCGATGTGTCTTCTTTTTGAATACATGGGTCGTGGTGATTTGAATGAATTTCTCCGATCTTGTTCACcgggaaattatattattcgaagtCTAGAAAAAGATGAACATTTCACAGATTCTCGTTTATCGCATAtggatttgattaatattgcaCTTCAAGTAGCATCAGGAATGGTATATTTGTCAGATCGAAAATTCGTTCATCGAGATCTCGCAACGAGAAATTGTTTGATCAATGATCAAATGATTGTAAAAATAGCAGATTTCGGTTTGTCgcaaaaaatctatttacaaGATTACTATAAAGGCGATGAACAAGATGCTATTCCAGTTAGATGGATGCCTTTAGAaagtatattgtataataagtaTACCGTTGAATCTGATGTATGGGCGTTCGCGGTGTGCTTGTGGGAAATATTTAGTTTTGCGCTCCAGCCTTATTATGGAATGACGCACGAAGaagttgtaaaatatataaaagaaggcAATGTACTCCAATGTCCCGAAAATACTCCGCCGGCGATATATGATCTGATGAAACTTTGTTGGAACAGGAGACCATCAGATAGACCTACTTTcagaacaatttataatactcttgatactataaaatacaatCTGGAAGCAGAAAATAAGTCGGATAGTGTACCATTGCGTATTCACGTTTAA